The Oleiphilus messinensis DNA segment AGCGCAAGCGGGGGCAGAGTAATTCAATCTCGTTCAATAATTCACGCACGGTTTCTCTGGATCGCGGGCCGGGTTCGAAACCATCGGTGATACTGTAGAAAAAACTGGTTATTCCAGCACCAATAAGGCTGTGATCATTGGCGGCGATGGCTAAATCCAGCGGTAACTCCGTGCCAGCCCGAGGCGTGATATGACGTTCGAATGCATCACCATGAACATCGATGATACCCGGAAGTAAATAGCTCCCCTGACCATCGATGTAGGTAATTTGATCTGCCGGTAAATCGGGTTGGGATACGCTGAGGGCGGCGATGGATTCATTTATTATGGTCAAACCCGAGCAGTATACCCAACCTTCTTCAGTGAGACGATGGATGTCCCGGATGATGATGGCCTGGTCAGGTCGACGGGAAAGCATTGAGTTCATTTTGGTTTCCATTTATCGGTTATTGATAATTCGATTGCGAATGCGTGAACTGAGCTGCTCCACAGCGAGTACGAGTGCAAAGATGAGGATAATAATGGTGGCAGCTTGATCATATCTGAACATTTCCATGGATACTGCCAATTCGGCACCGATTCCTCCGGCACCAACAAGACCCAACACAACTGAAGAGCGCACTGATTTTTCCAGTGAGAATAAACTGCTGTTGATTAACGATGGCGTTGCGCCGGGAATCAAACCTACGGCTATGCGATCCAGAGAGGACGCGCCCATGGCATTCAATGCCTCAGAAGGGCCGGGGTCGACTTCTTCGAGTGCTTCGGCAAAAAAACGACCGCAAAAGCCAATGGTATCAACGATGAGGGTCAACGTACCGGCAAACGGCCCCAGCCCGACCGAAGCCACAAAAAACAAGGCCCATGCAAGATCAGGAACCGTCCTGAAAAAGTTGATGATTCCCCGTGTAATCTGGTAAACGAGAGGGTGTGGCGTCGTATTTCGTGCCGCAAGAATTGCGATGAACAGACTCAATATGACTCCGATTACCGTACCGACCACAGCCATTTGCAATGTAACAAGAATGGCCGATGCCATTGGTTCAATTCGGTCTGTTGCTGGCGGTACCATCTCCGAAACGATGACGCCCATATTGGGTAAACCTTGCCACAATTCGGTCAGTGAGAACTCCGCTTTCGTAAGTGACCAGAGAAAAAAGGCAAGAAAGCCCACAAAGCAAAATGTACTAACCAGACTCGGGATAAGTTGCCGTGTTGGCAAGTCCGAAGGCGATAGCGGATTTTTCTCGCAGGATAAATTCGTTGTCTCACTCATGGTAATTATCGCTAAAAAGACGGGCTAGTGAGTTGTGCGTTTCATTTTGGGTTCGGGTATCCAATGCAAGGCGCGAATCTTTCAAGGCGATAATGCGATCGGAGTAGTTCAGCGCATGCTGGAGATCGTGGGAAACAAAAACGATGGTTAAACCCAGTGAGCGTTGCAAGGCTCTGAACAGTTCCATAATTTCCCGCCCTGAATGTGGGTCGAGACTTGCTGTAGGCTCATCCGCGAACAGTAATTTCGGCTTCTGCATTAATGCGCGAGCAATCGCAATTCGTTGTGATTGTCCCCCCGATAACTGATCACAGCGGCGCATTGCGAGATCGGCCAAACCGACTTGTTCGAGGCACTGATAGGCTTGTAGCCGGGTTTCAGAGCTGGCCAGGGAATGTAACCAGTAGCGTGGACCCCATGCGCCACCGAGTGCGCCATGTATGACATTGGAGAGTACCGGCAAACGAGTGACTAATTGATGCTTTTGGAAAATTAACGCGGCTGGCTGTCGTGCTTTTCGGAGCGCGGAGCCGGAGAGCTGTGAGATCTGTTTCCCATGTAGGTGAACCGTGCCTAAATCGGGCTGAATCAAGGACAGACAACATCTTAAGAGCGTGCTTTTACCTGCACCGTTAGGGCCAATGATGGCAACCGATTCGCCGGTCTGGATATTGAAGTCCAACTCCTTGAAGATAAAATCGGGTTGGTTCAGGTCTACGCGCCCGCTGCGGGAGCGCAATGCTCTCGCAGCAGGTGTCGTGCTGATGATTTTCGTTAACCCCTTGACGCTCAGCGCGGGCATTCTGTTTGGTGCTGGCATCGTGCTTGGCGCTGCCATCGTACTAATCACCGATGAATTCGGCATACTCTGGGTAACCCACCGTGGCATACATTGCTCTGACATAGTTGTAGTCAGTGTCTTTAACTGCGGTGATGAACTTCATACCACTGTATTTCTGGTTATCTTCACCTGTGAGAATGGCCTGGACTAACGCCTGGGAGTGGTCAGTAAAAACGGATTTCATTTTGGCTACAATCTTTTGATCGACATGTTTACCCGCCATGAGAATATCATTGGGTAAATCCGGGCCCCGTGCGATAACCCTGAACGCACCAGGTTCCATGCCTTTGTTTTGCTGTTCTTTGTCGCGGAAGCTCAAGAATTTGAGATGATTCATGCCCACTGCCGCGACATCACCCCGTTTCAGGGCCTCCCAGGCTACGGGCATCTTGGTGTGGATGGCCTTAATCTCTGTAGTTGGTGCCACGCCGTAGTCTGCCAGAGCTTGCATGGGGCCGAGATGTTTGGAAGTCGATCCGACCGAGCCGAAAGCAACGGAATGGCCTGCAAGGTCGCGAGGTGTCTGATAGCCTTGGTCAGCCATTGTGATGATCACGGCGAAGTAATCTGGCCGGGAAAAACCGACCACGATATCCGCATCGGTACGTTTTTTGATTACCACATATTCTGCGGGACCAGTCAGGACAAAATCGACCTTTTTAAAGCGGAGTGCTTCAACTGCAGCCGTTCGATTGGTTACCGGCAGAAATTCGATGTCGTAACCACTCTTTTCTTCGAGTACGTTGACGAAAGCGCCAAACTCCCGTTGCAATTCTTCCAAACCGACCAAATCGGTAACAGCGAGTTTTACTGTCTCTGCGTAGCTGTTGAGGCTGACGAACAACAGCATGGTTAGTGTTAATACGGGTCTCAAAAACATGAAGTTCTCCAAGGGTTGTATGACTGATATAGACAACCAGACTAGAGAGACTTTCTTACAGGTGCATGACCTGTTTATGAACATCTTATTCATTTTTTATTGCAGATACCCTGATCCCGATATCGGTCGCAAACGCGATGTTATCTGGTGCTGTCAGCAGGATTCTGGTTATGTTAGGCTGCTCTATGACCTGTGGACACGAAGTCTGGTATAAGGGGCTTGTAAACGGGTCTGGTGATCTACACAGGTTGACGGTCTTGGTTGTTTAATCAGGAAAAACAGGGGTACCAAATGCATCATATTCTGAATCGGAGCAAAGTTTTGCTTTTGGTCTTGGTCACCATGCTACCGGGCTGCAGTAATTTTGGCTTTTCTTTCGTGTTTGAGCATCTTGATTTCTTTGCCCGCTGGAAGCTGGGCAATATGCTCGATTTATCAGAACAACAAAAACAGCAGGTTAGTTCCGCCGCACTGGAGATTCGTGACTGGTT contains these protein-coding regions:
- the phnE gene encoding phosphonate ABC transporter, permease protein PhnE, translated to MSETTNLSCEKNPLSPSDLPTRQLIPSLVSTFCFVGFLAFFLWSLTKAEFSLTELWQGLPNMGVIVSEMVPPATDRIEPMASAILVTLQMAVVGTVIGVILSLFIAILAARNTTPHPLVYQITRGIINFFRTVPDLAWALFFVASVGLGPFAGTLTLIVDTIGFCGRFFAEALEEVDPGPSEALNAMGASSLDRIAVGLIPGATPSLINSSLFSLEKSVRSSVVLGLVGAGGIGAELAVSMEMFRYDQAATIIILIFALVLAVEQLSSRIRNRIINNR
- a CDS encoding phosphonate ABC transporter ATP-binding protein — protein: MAAPSTMPAPNRMPALSVKGLTKIISTTPAARALRSRSGRVDLNQPDFIFKELDFNIQTGESVAIIGPNGAGKSTLLRCCLSLIQPDLGTVHLHGKQISQLSGSALRKARQPAALIFQKHQLVTRLPVLSNVIHGALGGAWGPRYWLHSLASSETRLQAYQCLEQVGLADLAMRRCDQLSGGQSQRIAIARALMQKPKLLFADEPTASLDPHSGREIMELFRALQRSLGLTIVFVSHDLQHALNYSDRIIALKDSRLALDTRTQNETHNSLARLFSDNYHE
- a CDS encoding phosphate/phosphite/phosphonate ABC transporter substrate-binding protein encodes the protein MFLRPVLTLTMLLFVSLNSYAETVKLAVTDLVGLEELQREFGAFVNVLEEKSGYDIEFLPVTNRTAAVEALRFKKVDFVLTGPAEYVVIKKRTDADIVVGFSRPDYFAVIITMADQGYQTPRDLAGHSVAFGSVGSTSKHLGPMQALADYGVAPTTEIKAIHTKMPVAWEALKRGDVAAVGMNHLKFLSFRDKEQQNKGMEPGAFRVIARGPDLPNDILMAGKHVDQKIVAKMKSVFTDHSQALVQAILTGEDNQKYSGMKFITAVKDTDYNYVRAMYATVGYPEYAEFIGD